TTCCCCAGTGAAGTTTGCTGTAGAGCATAAAGTCTGCATAAAGTCCAGTGAAGTTTGCTGGAGAGCATATATGCACACAGATACATGATGCATATATCTGTGTGCAGGTCACCTCCATCCTGAGGGGCAACTATCTgatgccaccagggggcgccgCAGGGCCCAAGCGGCTCTGCCTGGTGTGTGGAGACTACGCCTCTGGTTATCACTACGGTGTGGCGTCCTGCGAGGCGTGTAAAGCCTTCTTCAAGAGGACAGTACAaggtgcgtgtatgtgtgtgagttaaTTAATGAAGTGATCAATACTGAATTACTCACTGTATTGATCAGTGTGTGAAATCATCAGCTggaactgactgactgatcatTTTTGATCtgatcagtgtgtttttcacacGTATGGaattcatatttacatttttaagtctAAAACATTCAactatttttatgatttaaaataagGTGCATAAATTTATATTACGGCAGTAAacccctttttcttttacatcttTCATATTAACTTATTTACACTAGGGACATGTCAGAGTCAAAACCATTGCTTTCCTATGTTATAGTGCTTTTATGAGGTATTTCAATGCACATACTGAAAAGAACATTAAATAGACGGACTTCAACCCTGAACCTTTGCTTCTTATGGGCTTTTACCAACAGTCTTTTCTATTCTTTGGCATATTTAAAGTGTTAGTGTCTGTTGTGACGCGTCTCTGTGTGATCagcctccagctgctgctcgtCAATATCCTGTTAATGAGGCGACTCTGCATTTTTAAGGCCCAATGAACACTTGTACTGTGATGGGAGGGGAcggggtgagagggtgagagggtgtgtgtgggaCGTCCAGCTCCTAGACAGAGCTTGCATTGATTTCTGTGAGAACAGCATTCTAGTTATTCATTAATGAATTCAAACTGTACATTGATTTCTGGTGATTAACTACAATTTTTGGTGGTTGCCTAGGCAACATCGAGTACAGCTGTCCTATGATGAACCAGTGTGAGATCACCAAGCGCAGGAGGAAAGCCTGTCAGGCGTGTCGCTTCCAGAAGTGTCTCCAGGCCGGCATGATGAGGGAGGGTATGCGTCCAAGTCAGAGACTCTAGACAGAGATGGGACACACATCAAACAAGTCAGGGACACGTTCAAATGACCGCTCAGCAAGTCAGAGACACGTCCAGTCAGATACAAGAGTCAGAGACACGTCCAGTCAGAGACATATATCACAAAGAAGACGAATCCGAGATAAGCATACAAGTGAGAGACAGGAGACATATCACATAAGTCAGAGACATATCTCACCAGTCAAGTCAGAGACATTTCACATCAGTCAGAGACACGTCCAgtagagtcagagtcagagtcagagttaCATACCATGAGTCAGAGATATGTGAGAGACACATCACACCAGAACCAGGAGTCAGAGACATTTATCACAAAGAAGACATGTCAACAAGTCAGAGATAAGCACACAAGTTAGAGAAAGGAGTCAAAGACACATCAAACCAATCAAAGACATATCCCATAATGTCAGAGACACGTCCAGTCAGATACAAGAGTCAGAAACATGTGATAAACACATCACACCAGTAAGAGACAGGACCAGTAGTCAGCACACAAGAGACAGGAGTCAGAGAAATGTTCCACAAGTCAAGTCAGAGACCTGTCCAATGAGTCAGAGACAAGCACATAAGTCACATGAGTCAGAGACACGTACCAAGAATTAGTGGCAGGTCAGACATGATGACGGACAACCTGCTGTGTCTCTATCCAGGTGTCCGTATGGACCGCGTGCGAGGAGGACGTCAGAAGTACAAGCGGCGTGTGGAGACAGGACTCAGGTGCTTGAGTCACTCAGTGAGCTGCAGTGAGTTGACACGTTAGTTTTCACGTCACTAAAAGGCCACGTCCCCTCGCCCCCCCtgctcattttatttaattatcgTCCCTCTTTCAGGAAACAAGGTCATCTCCCATTTGCTGCTGACAGAGCCCGCCCCCCTCACCGCCAATCAGGACGAATCCACCAACGACAGCAGCCTGAGCACGCTGCTGACCCTTGGTGACCTCCTGAACCGGGAACTGctgcttctgattggctggacCAAACAGATCCCAGGTAAACGCCTTGAGACGCAACTGAGTGATGCACCTGAGtgacacacctgagtgacacctGCTCTGCCCCGCCCTTCTCAGGCTTCTCCGTGCTCTCATTGGTCGATCAGATGTCACTGCTGCAGAGCGGCTGGATGGAGGCGCTGCTGGTGGGTGTGGCCTGGCGATCTCAGggtgtggagggggaggagcttgcGTTCGCCGGTAACCTACGTTTGGATGCAGGACGGTGTCGAGCGGCAGGACTGAGCGATTTGTACGAGGTGCTACGTCACCTGACAATGAAATACCAGGCGATGGAGCTGAGTCCTGAGGAGGCGGTGATGATGAAGGCCATGGCGCTGGCCAACGCTGGTACATACACACGTTTGTGTCTTAACACGAGTGCTGTCACTAACAATCAGTCTTGTGTAAAtaatacttgagtaaaagtatcttaccagaaaatgactttggtaagAGTTGaagtcccttttttttataatattacttaagtaaaagtcttaaagtatgtgaatttactgtacttcagtatcaaaagtaattttctgatataaaatgtacttaagttttaggagtaaaagtattaaaaaagtgaggagttaggattgagccatggtaggtcagtggtagggcgagttgtctttcaactggaaggttgtgggttgaaTTCctgacacttaaccccatgaaACGTGTGAATGGGAATAAAAgatcttcttctgattttaattGGCAGTAATGACTAACAAAGATAGTTGGAGGAAaagtagtggagtaaaagttgctagaaatataaacaacaaagtaaagtgcatgaatgtatatttctatattaaATAAGTGAATTttagtatttgtactttgttatattacaacactgcttgtaacaacaatcattttcatatttggtccaaaacatgtttttaaatcatgaaaGATGAGTTGTTTAGTCTCTAAACTCAAAGATCTCAGATGAATTAGTATTGATATTGATCAGTTCAGTGTCTGGGGGCTGAAGCTTCACTGTATTGATTAGCTCCATAATGAGCGAGACCACTAAGTGCTGTTATTGTGTCACTGGGGAATGCTAACAGCGCTGCTAACGGCGTATGAATAGCCACTGATCAATAACATTTGACTGTAGTTATTAGACACCACTAGGTCTGCTCAGCCTCCCAATGTCTGAGCTTTGGGTCAATAAATCAGACCAATAGACTCAGATCTGGATCAATATCTCACACAAAAGaagatgctctgtgtgtgtgtgtgtgtgtgtttgtgtttgaccttGATGTGACCCTGGTCTGCTCtgtgaaacacaacagacagactttttcaaagtaaaagcactgaaCGTGACCTCTAGGTGGCGCGTCCAGCAGAGTTAGCGAAACTTCCAACATGGTGGTAAATTATAACCTCCGAGTACAACTGGAATGCACTACTAGTTTGTTGCAGTGgtgaagttgtgtgtgtgatgatggcTTAGTCAGAATACAACTAGTGAGGGACTCGTATTTACCATAATTCCCGACAGCAGCATTAAGGCAGCATTAGTTTATCGAGATAAGCAGCAGGTGGCGCCAAAGCCTGTCACCACAGAAGGATAATAAGGGGCAACTTGGTAACTGAGGCCCTTTTTTACACAtgcattaaaatgcatgttcTGTGATTGGATAGGAATCGGATGTTGATGTGCACACCGGAGACGcgtgttaataccaggtgtaaatgcatgtgctGACGCGATATCTGATCTccatctgatcacagaaaatgcattctaataccaggtgtaaagaGGGCAATTAGTGGATGATATATGGTGGTGTCAGTTTACTTTTGTagtaatatttgcttcttgcaCTAAGTGGAaggatgttgtgttttcatcttcCCTCTAAATCCCTATTTTATTCACTAAAAGTTTCTTTTTATCAATACACCTGTTTTAACACCTTCTCCTCCAAGTGTAATAAGTTCATGGctgatgtaaacacacctggtctctgtgtctcttctgtcctcagaCTCCGACCTGGTCGACTGTCCGGACTCGGTGCAGAGGTTTCAGGACGGACTCCACGATGCCCTGCAGGAGTACGAGTCGTCCCGCAGAGAGCACCACCGAGCAGGTCGTCTGCTGATGACTCTGCCTCTGCTGCGACAGGCTGCAGACCGAGCTGTGCAGGTATTTCTGCGGCTGCACCGCCAACGTCACATCCCTCTCCACAAACTGTTCCTGGAGATGCTCGATGCCAAAGTCTGAAAGTTTCCTCGCACACGCCGCCATCAGGAGAACAGTCTGGAGTCTCTGCAGCAGTTCATCCACGCGGGAGGAATTGACGACTCGTGTCTCTGCAGTAACAAATATGAAACTGTTTAATTCCAAATCACAAACCTGTAGCTCTTTTAAGCACCATAACCTGTACAGTACACGTTATTGTTTTATAAATTTGatagaaaatgttatttatatttttgtaaaagataaaaacatttgcattctaTTTGTTCAGGGTATATTACTCTGTAGAGCGTTCCCTATGAATGTGAGCTAGTTACCATAGCGATAAAAGTCAGGGAGGAAGTGGAGACTTTTAGTTTGAAGGTAgagttgaaattaaaaaaaagaaaagaaaaaacccacCTTCCAACCTTCACGATTTCATCTTTtctataaacataaaaaaatggatTCATAGGATATGTAACATACAGATGTGATCAGacaaattattataaatacacatttgaatAAACTTCAAAATTTCTGAATTCTGTCTTTCCTGTGAAAAGTGGGAACCTTCAATTAAGTGAATTTAATTACTCTCTTCCTTGACAAATGGATCAATACATTCAATCAATGATTTATCTGTTagtaatcaattattaaatgaagCAACTATTTACCTGTTTGATTGTTTaagtaattaaaacaacatactTTCTTTGCTcatataacaaaagaaatcatgaaaactgaataaatttggtttgtggagaaaatatgacatttaaaaacatcgtCATTTCAAGATTTGGGAAAagctgatcaacatttttcaacattttctgacattttgtggaccaaacaagtactttgagaaaataatacacagattatttgattatgaaaacaattgatctacagcagtgtgtttaatgaattaatgaatcaaACAAATGATCATCAGATTAATgggtaatgaaaacaaatcctgCAATTATGCATCACAACACTACAACTCAGTCATCCCGGGcttgtttttccctcattcattcattcatctaatttgaattgaataacatttgtgaaaatatcaaatcacaaatgtggaaaacattttctttcatgaaaAACCATGAAATCTCAACTTGGAGTTTGAACTTTGTGATTAGAGATTATATGCATTTACTTTTGCAtataaattaaaacatatttgacatttatttcaagTATGTGTTTGTCTGGCCTTGTTTTTTCCTgcttcactgttttattttgttggaaaacatcacatttgatcactttttttcccagaaTTCCATCAGTATGACTGTGGCAGTGAGGCGTTCAGGTTTGGTTCATGTTCAAAGTAAAAACGTTACAAAAGTTtagtgaaacaaacattttatataaaaaatgttatatagaTAAGTCAGGAGCAGCTAGAAAATGTTAGAAAGACTTGTCTGAAGATAAACAACAGTCAACTGACTTTTTATCGACATCACTCAAAATCTGTCATTTAGTTCAGTGTTCAGGCTCCGCCTCCTAAACACAGATGGTGCGCTCACACTGAATGTGAAGAAAACTTTCATACCATGAGACAACAAACAGAGTTAATCCACAGATGCAACTAATTATCTTCGCATTATCTCAAAGCAAGTAGTCGCAAGTTGCATTTACTCAGGTTTTTTCACATGAgaacacagtgtaaacacatcGTCCAGACAGCACAGTTGTCTGTGCATTTCATTCAGTTACTtcactgtcagtgtgttgtAGATATCTGCCAGGTGTAGATCTGCGGGTTAGCCCTTTACCGTCACACTGACTCCTTATGACACTTATTGATGACGTGAAAACATTGATCAGTGCAGCTTCTCCTTGGAAACTTTTCCAACCTGATGATGAGTGTGAGGTAACCACAGCAACAAAACTTGCTGATAAGAGTTTTGTGAGTTTCTCAGTGTCTGCTCTGAACGGTCAGAAGCTGGTCTCATTCATGTGTGGTTTGGGGCTGGTTGGCGGGCCGGCAGCGACGGGGGCGGGGGCAGGGGCAGGGGCGGTGGCGGTGGTGCTGTCTGGACTCGCAGGGCTCTCTGGTGACGCTGGAGCTTCAGAGGGCGATGGTGTGATGACACGGCGAGGAGAGACGGGGGTCTGAGATCGGGTTGGGCTTACTGCAGCGGGGGCGGGGCTTGTGGGGGAGGAAGGCGCAGCTTTGCGATGGGATGACGAAGATAAAGGAGATAAAGGAGATGGTGACAGTGACGTGGATGATCCAGGGGAATAACGAGCACCTGGCGACACAGAGAAAGTGGTGGGTGTCCTGAGGCCAAATCTGGCTTCTAACTCGCTGCATACAGCTAAGCTTCGCCTGGCGCCCTCTGACCCTCCCAATGCTCCGAACGCGGAGTTGCCAGCTGCCTCGGAGCCCTTGGCAAGCTCCTGGCAGCGCTCCACGAAGCTGCCCCTGCGCACCGACCCCCACTCTCTGTCCCGGTCTGGGTGTCTCTGAGGGCGGGGGCTGGCATTGGAGCTGTGGGTGTAGGTGGAGCCAGGACTGGGGAGGGCCTGCGGTCCAGTTAGCGGTGAAAGTCCGTGGTCTCTGACCGGTTTAGCCAGCGGTAGAGGGGCTGAGGCCTGTCGTGGGAGGCTGCCACACAGCGAAGCCGCCGAACCCAAAGCTCCTCCTCGACCTCCTGTAGCGCGAAGGTGCTCGGGTCGAAAGCCGTCACTGAGCTGAGAGTGAAGACTAGAGGACAGGAAGGGAgaagtcaacaacaacaacactggaaGTCATGTTTGTGTTAACTTTAATAGCCTGAgtatacacgtgtgtgtttgtacctgcAGGTGGAGGTTCTCGGTGTACTGTCAGGTGTTCTGGTGAGAGCCAGGTCACACTggtccagcagctccagcaacTCCTCTTCTGTTGGTCCACCTAGTGCTGTGAAACAACCAATGAGTGCCTGcgtcactgactgactgactgacagatgctaaacagacaaacaaatgtcagcTGATGACAAAGGGGAAACATCTGACCTTTGATGTCGACCTTGCCGGCGATCTCCATTGCAGTGGTCAGGTCCCACATCTGGATGCTGCCATTGCTGTGGCCACTGAACAGGTAGCGTCTTGGTCGAGAGCCGATGCGACTCGAGCCTTCGCACTCGTGGACCATGAAGGAAGTGATGGAGGTGCCGTCCACTGAGCGCACCTCACACACCCTGCAGCGGGACAAAGATCTCACATTTCACCTCGGCCTTTATCTCTTATCAGACAGAGAAAAACTTCAGAGATTATTATCTGCAAGATAATAAAATGTCTGAACATAGTTTTGAATTCGATTTTGAATTCGATTTGAATCATATCTGATTCTTTCAGTgtgattatttaatattttgattaCTTGTGCTTATTTAAATGTGCTCTTGTTTCATGAAAATATAAaggataaaacaataaagagatttaaagactaagaataagaaaaacaaaactcctaTAGAAGCAACATTAGATGCTTCCGTCAAACATGAGACGCGTGTCCCTCACCTCTTTCCGTTGGACGACAGCCTGACGTACAGCTTATCTGTGTCTGGTACGACTCTTTGGATAAAAACCTGTTGGTCGTCTCGCTCCCCATATGGAcctgaaacaaagacacacgcagacacacagttACCACCAGAACTCTgtaacacatacatacaaatgatgatgtcatcatgacttactgtaaatataaaaaggGTTTCTATTTA
This Solea senegalensis isolate Sse05_10M linkage group LG8, IFAPA_SoseM_1, whole genome shotgun sequence DNA region includes the following protein-coding sequences:
- the esrrd gene encoding estrogen-related receptor gamma, yielding MELKDFDCLTKDVLARQQCLLDSSSSSSPADEAQSPASFLHSSLLTSSFPVNTSHTVSPSHRTLHPPSPASSSSCSLLLCRDPQPDSPTGSISSCGGDAVRSHADSFSAQVTSILRGNYLMPPGGAAGPKRLCLVCGDYASGYHYGVASCEACKAFFKRTVQGNIEYSCPMMNQCEITKRRRKACQACRFQKCLQAGMMREGVRMDRVRGGRQKYKRRVETGLRCLSHSVSCRNKVISHLLLTEPAPLTANQDESTNDSSLSTLLTLGDLLNRELLLLIGWTKQIPGFSVLSLVDQMSLLQSGWMEALLVGVAWRSQGVEGEELAFAGNLRLDAGRCRAAGLSDLYEVLRHLTMKYQAMELSPEEAVMMKAMALANADSDLVDCPDSVQRFQDGLHDALQEYESSRREHHRAGRLLMTLPLLRQAADRAVQVFLRLHRQRHIPLHKLFLEMLDAKV